In Fusarium musae strain F31 chromosome 7, whole genome shotgun sequence, a single window of DNA contains:
- the CWC15 gene encoding complexed with cef1p (EggNog:ENOG41): MTTAHRPTFDPARGKEALRGPAYHQRLLPAHTQLKYRQAGQGGDADEPTRDLAAELLAAEATHFTKKNGAPALIDDADEDDETSVSNGAKRALPSADGEGEDLEAMRRRILVETRDIDADDSEEDDDDSEDDDDSDDDSDAELQRELDREAERLKEEEEARERDIALGNPLLNKQDFTMKRRWDDDVVFKNQARGTEDRGKKKEFVNDLLRSDFHRRFMSKYVR, from the exons ATGACTACCGCACATAGACCTACGTTCGATCCG GCCCGTGGCAAAGAAGCCCTCCGAGGTCCAGCCTACCATCAACGCCTCCTCCCAGCCCACACACAACTCAAGTATCGTCAAGCCGGTCAAGGCGGCGATGCTGACGAACCCACGCGCGATCTCGCTGCTGAGCTTCTCGCTGCTGAAGCCACCCAtttcaccaagaagaacggCGCCCCTGCCCTCATTGACGATGccgacgaggacgacgagaCCAGCGTGTCCAATGGCGCGAAGCGAGCGCTTCCAAGTGCAGATGGCGAGGGAGAAGACTTAGAGGCGATGAGGCGGCGGATCTTGGTAGAAACAAGAGATATCGATGCCGACGATAGcgaagaggacgacgatgacagtgaagacgatgacgatagCGATGATGACTCCGATGCAGAGCTACAGAGAGAGTTGGACCGT GAGGCCGAGCGActcaaagaagaggaagaggcccGAGAACGAGATATTGCCCTGGGCAATCCTCTCCTCAACAAACAAGATTTCACTATGAAGCGCCGCTGGGACGATGACGTGGTTTTCAAGAATCAGGCGCGTGGCACAGAGGACAGGGGCAAGAAAAAGGAGTTTGTAAAC GATCTCCTCCGTTCCGACTTTCATAGGCGCTTCATGAGCAAGTACGTTAGATAA
- a CDS encoding hypothetical protein (EggNog:ENOG41~BUSCO:EOG09261HZD), with amino-acid sequence MTKLPALVVDSDLKVKGEAKVDFDKDFGHKYGFKKGVHVYEETGEVYAPVAMWLESVDLVLDRLAESMPVPLSHIRGISGSCQQHGSVYWNGNAYEILHHLDPRLPLVVQLPQALSHQWSPNWQDQSTQAQCDAFDAALGGRQKLAEVTGSGAHHRFTGTQIMRLKKDLPDMYAKTAHISLVSSWLASVFLGAIAPMDVSDVCGMNLWDMSRQTYSEPLLELAAGSKRDALNLRKKLGEPCLDGAAVLGSISPYFVDRHGFHPDCQITPFTGDNPGTILALPLRPLDAIVSLGTSTTFLMNTPKYKPDGAYHFFNHPTTDGHYMFMLCYKNGGLARERVRDQLPKPDNGPTGWENFNKAIENTPALGAAKEGERRKLGLYFYLTEVVPNIRAGTWRYSCEPDGSDLQEVKGGWDKETDARVIVESQALSMRLRSQNLVESTQSGLPAQPRRIYLVGGGSLNPAIARVIGEVLGGSDGVYKLDVGGNACALGGAYKALWALERQPNETFDELIGKRWTEEGNIQRIDDGYREGTYQKYGNVLGAFEGLENKILTEQASESKDGRRRPQESA; translated from the exons ATGACCAAGCTACCAG CTCTGGTTGTCGATTCAGACCTCAAGGTCAAAGGTGAAGCCAAGGTTGACTTCGACAAGGACTTTGGCCACAAATATGGCTTCAAGAAAGGTGTCCACGTCTACGAGGAGACAGGCGAGGTCTATGCCCCCGTTGCCATGTGGCTAGAGTCTGTAGATCTCGTCCTCGACCGTTTGGCCGAGTCTATGCCTGTTCCTCTATCTCATATTCGCGGTATCAGCGGCTCTTGCCAGCAGCATGGCAGTGTCTACTGGAATGGCAATGCCTACGAGATTCTTCACCATCTGGATCCTCGTCTCCCCCTGGTTGTTCAGCTACCACAGGCCCTTTCCCACCAGTGGTCGCCCAATTGGCAGGATCAGAGCACCCAGGCTCAATGTGACGCTTTTGATGCTGCTCTTGGCGGTCGCCAGAAGCTTGCTGAGGTGACAGGCAGCGGTGCTCACCAT CGATTTACTGGAACCCAGATTATGCGCCTCAAAAAGGACCTCCCAGACATGTACGCCAAGACGGCTCACATTTCCCTCGTCTCCTCATGGCTGGCATCCGTCTTTCTCGGCGCCATCGCCCCCATGGATGTCAGCGATGTCTGTGGTATGAACCTCTGGGACATGTCCCGCCAAACTTACAGCGAACCTCTTCTCGAGCTTGCTGCTGGAAGCAAGCGTGATGCCCTCAACCTACGAAAGAAACTGGGTGAGCCTTGCCTCGATGGTGCTGCTGTTTTGGGCTCCATCTCTCCCTATTTCGTGGACCGTCACGGTTTCCACCCTGACTGCCAGATCACACCATTCACAGGTGATAACCCCGGAACTATTCTCGCCCTTCCCCTTCGACCTCTCGACGCCATCGTCTCTCTCGGTACTTCGACGACATTCCTCATGAACACACCAAAGTACAAGCCTGATGGTGCTTACCACTTCTTCAATCATCCCACAACCGACGGCCACTACATGTTTATGCTGTGCTACAAGAACGGAGGCCTAGCACGCGAGCGAGTGCGAGACCAACTTCCCAAGCCTGATAACGGCCCTACCGGCTGGGAGAACTTCAATAAGGCTATTGAGAACACTCCTGCTCTGGGTGCTGCCAAGGAGGGCGAGAGGCGCAAGCTTGGTCTGTACTTCTACCTTACCGAAGTGGTGCCCAACATCCGTGCAGGCACTTGGCGATACTCATGCGAGCCAGATGGCTCTGACCTTCAGGAAGTTAAGGGAGGATGGGACAAGGAGACTGACGCTCGAGTGATTGTTGAGTCTCAGGCCCTGTCTATGCGCCTGCGCTCTCAGAACCTGGTTGAGAGCACTCAATCCGGCCTACCAGCTCAGCCCCGCCGCATCTACCTCGTTGGAGGTGGCTCTCTTAACCCAGCCATCGCCCGCGTCATTGGCGAGGTCCTCGGCGGCAGCGACGGTGTTTACAAGCTCGACGTTGGCGGCAACGCCTGCGCCCTTGGCGGAGCCTACAAGGCTCTCTGGGCTCTCGAGCGCCAGCCAAACGAGACATTCGACGAGCTCATTGGTAAGCGATGGACTGAGGAGGGTAACATCCAGCGCATTGACGATGGTTACCGCGAGGGAACCTATCAAAAGTACGGCAACGTTCTCGGAGCCTTCGAAGGCCTGgagaacaagatcctcacCGAGCAGGCCTCGGAGTCAAAGGACGGACGAAGACGGCCGCAGGAGAGTGCTTGA
- a CDS encoding hypothetical protein (EggNog:ENOG41), giving the protein MAIAKFAGGWAFNSKAMTADAWHSITDLASDILTLATVTWSLKPPTDKFPMGFGKVESLGSLGVSSMLLAGGLYMGWDSGISLYGHFYPEAAHGILEHVGHGHSHSHGAAALGIPSMHAAWLAAGTILIKEWLYHATMKVARERKSSVLASNAIHHRVDSLTGFVTLAAIMGANAMENAAWLDPVGGLLISIMVIQAGAGNTVAAFRELADQGIDDEIKSSVTKQANKALKNVVEGHQVALREVSGIKSGQNYLVDLEMTVPGAWSVDTTQQVEDAVRTQVGGKVRGVRRVRIRFSPKEATAKARFDDFIPGTVVLPPETEEDASEAEGESNHNHEHHEHHDHKSSGHAHEPNGSHEQGDGLRNRNKQ; this is encoded by the exons ATGGCAATTGCCAAATTCGCTGGTGGATGGGCTTTCAACTCCAAAGCAATGACCGCCGATGCATGGCATAGCATCACAGATCTCGCATCCGATATCTTGACACTCGCGACAGTTACATGGAGTCTCAAACCACCAACAGACAAGTTCCCCATGGGCTTTGGCAAGGTAGAGAGTCTGGGATCACTCGGTGTCTCGAGCATGCTCTTGGCCGGAGGTCTTTACATGGGCTGGGACAGCGGTATCAGTCTTTATGGACACTTTTACCCTGAAGCCGCACATGGTATCCTGGAACACGTCGGACACGGCCATAGCCATTCTCATGGAGCTGCAGCACTCGGGATCCCGAGTATGCATGCCGCTTGGCTTGCAGCAGGGACCATTCTGATTAAGGAATGGCTTTACCATGCGA CAATGAAGGTTGCTCGAGAACGTAAATCGTCGGTTCTTGCATCGAACGCCATTCATCACCGAGTCGACAGTTTAACAGGGTTCGTCACTTTGGCAGCCATCATGGGAGCTAATGCAATGGAGAACGCGGCGTGGCTGGATCCCGTCGGCGGTCTTCTCATTTCCATCATGGTTATCCAGGCTGGTGCCGGAAACACAGTTGCTGCTTTTCGCGAACTGGCAGACCAgggcattgatgatgagatcaagtCTTCAGTAACAAAACAGGCCAACAAAGCACTGAAGAACGTGGTTGAAGGACACCAAGTTGCTCTACGCGAAGTGAGCGGTATCAAATCAGGCCAGAATTATCTTGTGGACCTCGAGATGACCGTACCTGGTGCGTGGTCTGTTGACACAACACAGCAAGTCGAAGACGCGGTGCGGACTCAAGTCGGAGGGAAAGTTCGCGGTGTCAGAAGAGTTCGCATCCGATTCTCGCCCAAGGAGGCTACCGCCAAGGCAAGGTTCGACGACTTTATCCCTGGAACTGTGGTTCTGCCACCAGAGACCGAAGAGGATGCGTCTGAGGCAGAGGGCGAGTCGAACCACAATCATGAGCATCACGAGCACCACGATCACAAGAGTAGTGGTCATGCTCATGAACCCAATGGCTCCCATGAACAAGGCGACGGTCTCAGGAACAGAAACAAGCAATAG
- a CDS encoding hypothetical protein (EggNog:ENOG41) produces the protein MSKPLLRIPYTDLPLPSVIAPASASTLPGAIAALHRFFVAPSPSHLPSSAVVLTGAGLSVASGLADYRGVKGTYKVNKTYRPIYYPEFLKSHESRKRYWARSFLGWSNLQKASPNSGHYAIRDLANLGLIRSVITQNVDSFHPRAHPDLPTLELHGYLRAVVCTTCKNEFSRDEFQEKLSTLNPKWAELLERALKSGALDTEDPVERRFKGLKVNPDGDVDLPDAPYTTFRYPSCPKCLSSPPRNADGHQHVVQVDTDGAWKLPSTAGILKPAVVMFGESIDNHVKHAAEEAIDNAGKLLVVGTSLATYSAWRLAKRAQDRGMPIAIISMGGIRGEDKFFAGMDPNQEGEQGVRVALSTDDLLPALLSALRNDVAPSEVPKRAPLQASFGNRGVFKDMLS, from the coding sequence ATGAGCAAGCCTCTGCTCAGGATCCCTTACACGGACCTCCCCCTGCCCTCAGTAATTGCACCAGCTTCGGCCTCAACACTTCCTGGAGCTATCGCCGCCCTCCATCGCTTCTTTGTCGCGCCCTCTCCAAGCCACTTACCTTCATCCGCTGTTGTTCTCACCGGTGCAGGCCTTTCAGTGGCGTCGGGTTTGGCAGATTACCGGGGTGTCAAGGGCACTTACAAGGTCAACAAGACATATCGACCCATTTACTACCCAGAATTTCTCAAGAGTCACGAATCTCGCAAACGATACTGGGCTCGGAGCTTTCTAGGCTGGTCTAATCTCCAAAAGGCATCCCCAAACAGCGGTCACTATGCTATAAGAGATCTCGCGAATCTTGGTCTGATACGCAGTGTCATTACTCAAAATGTTGACTCGTTCCATCCAAGAGCTCATCCTGATCTACCAACTTTAGAATTACATGGGTACCTAAGAGCCGTTGTCTGCACGACTTGTAAAAACGAATTCTCCAGAGATGAATTCCAGGAGAAATTGTCCACCCTCAACCCTAAATGGGCCGAGTTGCTCGAGAGGGCCCTCAAGTCAGGGGCATTAGATACTGAAGACCCAGTCGAGCGCAGGTTCAAAGGCCTAAAGGTGAACCCCGACGGCGATGTGGATCTGCCAGATGCTCCCTATACAACCTTTAGATACCCCTCTTGTCCCAAATGCTTATCCAGTCCCCCAAGGAATGCTGACGGACATCAACATGTCGTCCAGGTTGACACAGATGGTGCATGGAAGCTTCCCAGCACTGCCGGAATTCTGAAGCCCGCGGTGGTCATGTTCGGAGAAAGCATTGACAATCATGTCAAACACGCTGCCGAGGAAGCCATTGACAATGCGGGAAAGCTTCTCGTTGTTGGAACCTCTCTTGCCACTTATTCAGCTTGGAGGCTTGCCAAACGAGCTCAGGACCGGGGTATGCCCATCGCCATTATCAGCATGGGCGGAATCAGAGGCGAGGATAAGTTCTTCGCGGGTATGGATCCCAACCAAGAGGGTGAGCAGGGCGTGAGAGTTGCACTATCGACGGACGATCTCCTTCCAGCTCTTCTTTCTGCACTGCGCAACGATGTTGCGCCATCAGAGGTACCAAAACGGGCGCCACTACAAGCTTCCTTCGGAAATCGTGGTGTTTTCAAGGATATGCTATCATGA
- a CDS encoding hypothetical protein (EggNog:ENOG41): MSLRQLSLRPGYIRLAFFVFRTSYTSICGIRYSSTAPATVVDRSFWRNLVPKPLRKENRQLRKKSKEWNPATFFIAIFLLIGSMSIQMITLRNSFDRYMRQSEARIASLREVVEKIQRGEPVDVEAALGTGDPAKEADWEEMLKAIERDEAIRKSKREKPERSEPASITSSTSTQNAETVKSAPTNAKPGGLGNFI, from the exons ATGTCGCTTCGACAACTTTCTCTTCGCCCTGGTTATATCCGATTGGCCTTCTTTGTGTTCAGGACGTCATATACCTCAATATGCGGCATTCGATACTCGAGCACGGCCCCGGCTACAGTTGTCGATAGGTCATTCTGGCGAAACTTGGTACCGAAGCCACTGAGAAAGGAAAATCGCCAATTAAGGAAGAAGTCCAAGGAATGGAATCCCGCGACATTCTTTATTGCCATATTTCTTCTTATCGGGTCCATGTCGATTCAAATGATTACTTTACGGAATTCCTTTGATCGATATATGCGGCAGTCAGAGGCTCGAATTGCATCCTTACGGGAAGTTGTCGAGAAAATCCAACGAGGCGAGCCGGTTGATGTGGAGGCGGCACTTGGAACTGGCGATCCTGCAAAGGAAGCCGATTGGGAAGAGA TGTTGAAGGCAATCGAACGTGACGAAGCAATTCGCAAGTCAAAACGAGAGAAGCCAGAGCGAAGTGAGCCTGCAAGCATAacctcgtcaacctcaacccAGAATGCAGAGACAGTCAAGTCTGCACCGACAAACGCAAAACCCGGAGGTCTCGGCAATTTCATTTAG